GGCGTCCGCTACCTGACGCTGACCCACAACGAGAACACCGACTGGGCCGACTCGGCCACCGACGAGCCACGGCACGGCGGGCTCACCGCCTTCGGCCGCGAGGTGGTGGCCGAGATGAACCGGATGGGGATGCTCGTCGACCTCAGCCACGTCGCTCCGACGACGATGCGGCAGGCCATCGAGGCCAGCGAGGCGCCGGTCATCTTCAGCCACTCCTCGGCCCGCGCGGTCTGCGACCACCCGCGCAACGTGCCCGACGACGTGCTCGCCTCCCTGGCCGGCAACGGCGGCACCTGCATGATCACCTTCGTCCCGACCTTCGTCAGCCCGGCCGTCCGCGCCTGGGCGCTGGAGGCCGAGCAGGTCGCCCGCTCCGAGGGGCTGGACCCCCGCGACCTGACGGCGATGGACTCCTTCTGGGGCCGCTACGCCGTCCCCCGGCCCAGCTCCACGCTGGCCGACGTCGTCGCCCACCTGGAGCACGCGCGAGAGGTGGCGGGGATCGACCACCTCGGGCTCGGCGGCGACTACGACGGCGTCGGCGTGCTGCCCGAGGGCTTGGAGGACGTCTCCTGCTACCCGGCCCTGCTGGAGGCGCTGCGGGCGAAGTCCTGGTCCGAGGAGGACCTCGCGAAGCTGGCGTCGGGCAACATCGTCCGGACCTTCCACGACGCCGAGGCCGTCTCCTACCGGCTGCGCGACGAGCGGATGCCGTCGATCGCCACCCTCGCGTCCCTGGACGGGACCCCGGCCCCTCGACCGGGTCAGGGGGCGGGGAGCACGTCGTGAGCGGCCTGCTCGAGGTCATCGCCCGGCACGCCGCGGACGCGGAGCGGGCCGAGGCCGGGGGTGCGGACCGGGTGGAGCTCGTCGGCACGATGGAGCACGACGGGCTCTCGCCCGAGCCCCGGCTGGTCGAGCAGGTCCGGGCCGCCACCACGCTGCCCGTGCGGGCGATGCTGCGGCTGCGCGAGGGCTTCGGCACCGACGGCGGCGAGGTCGCCCACCTCAAGGGCCTGGTGTCGGCCTACGAGACCGCCGGGGCCGACGGGCTGGTGCTCGGCTTCCTCAACGCCCACACCGAGATCGACGTCGAGGTGGTCACCGAGGTGGTCGCCGACGCCCGTCCCGGCTGGACCTTCCACCGGGCGGTCGACTCCTGCATCTCCACCGACCGGGCCTGGCGGGAGCTCCGGAACCTGCCGGGCCTGGACCAGGTGCTGACCGCCGGCTCCGCGCGCGGGGTCAGCGAGGGCCTCGACGAGCTGGTGCAGCGGGCCCGGGGCGACGCGTTCGCGCGGGCGACGATCATGGCCGGCGGCGGGCTGCTCCCCGAGCACGTGCCGTGGCTGGCCCGGGCCGGAGTCCGCGCCTTCCACATCGGCTCGTCCGCCCGCCCGCTCGGCTCCTGGAAGGCCTACGTCGACCCCGACCTGGTCCGCACCTGGCGCACCCTGATCGACGAGCAGGTCGCCGACGTGCCCGCCGCCGGCCGGTGACCGTCCTCATCGACGCCCCCACCTGGCCCGGCCACGGCCGGCTCTGGTCGCACCTGGTCAGCGACACCTCCTACGAGGAGCTGCACACCTTCGCCGCCGGGATCGGACTGCCCCGGCGCGCCTTCGAGCGCGACCACTACGACGTCGTCGCCGAGCGCTTCGACGCCGCGGTGGCCGCCGGCGCGGTGCTGGTGCCCTCCCGGGAGATCGTCGCCCGCCTGCACGCCGCGGGCCTGCGCCGCCGGAAGGTGTCCCGGCTCGCCCGCTGAGGCCCTGTTCGCCCTCGGACGAAGGGGTCGCCGTCGGCTGGTCCGGGCGGGCAGGATGGGCTCGACTCGAGAAGGAGGTCAGCCGTGCTGTCGTGCGCGACCCCCGCCACCCTCCCGCTGACAGCGCCGCCCGCGGACCCCGACCACCCGACCGGAGAGCCGGCATGACCACGACCCGCCCGGACGGTGAGCCGCGCGAGCGCCTCGCCCGGCCGATCCTGCTGACCGTCGACGACGACCCGACCGTCTCCCGCGCCGTCGCCCGGGACCTGCGCCGCCAGTACGGCGCCGACTACCGGGTGATGCGGGCCGACTCCGGCCCCGAGGCCCTGGACCTGATCCGCGACGTGGTGCTCCGCGGGGAGCAGGTGGCCGTCATCCTGGCGGACTACCGGATGCCCCGGATGAACGGCGTCGAGTTCCTCGAGCAGGCGATGGACCTGGTGCCGCAGGCCCGCCGGGCCCTGCTGACGGCGTACGCCGACACCGACGCGGCGATCGCCGCGATCAACGTCGTCGACGTCGACCACTACCTGCTCAAGCCGTGGGAGCCGCCGGAGGAGAAGTTCTACCCGGTGGTCGACGAGCTGCTGGCCGCCTGGCTGCGCGAGGGCAAGCCCGCCGAGCACCGGACGAAGATCCTCGGCCACCCCTGGAACCCGGCGTCCTACGAGGTCCGGGACTTCCTGGCCCGCAACCTCGTGCCCTACACCTGGTTCCACGTCGACGAGGCCGACGGCCGCCGGCTGCTGGCCGCGGCCGGTGCCGAGGCCAGCCAGGCGCCGGTCGTCATCACCACCGAGGGCGCCGCCCTGGTGCAGCCGAGCCTGCAGGAGCTCGCGGCCGCCGTCGGGCTCAGCACCACCCCGCAGGCCGAGCTGTACGACGTCGTGATCGTCGGTGCCGGCCCCGCCGGCCTCGGCGCCGCCGTCTACGCCGCCTCCGAGGGCCTCAAGGCCGTCATGGTGGAGCGGGAGGCCGCGGGCGGGCAGGCCGGTCAGAGCTCGCGGATCGAGAACTACCTGGGCTTCCCGGACGGCGTCGCCGGCGGCCAGCTGACCGACCGGGCCCGTCGGCAGGCGCTGCGCTTCGGTGCCGAGCTGATCACGGCCCGCACGGTCACCGGGCTGGAGGTCAAGGGCCCGGCCCGCCAGGTCACCTTCGACGACGGCAGCTCGGTCCTCGCGCACGCGGTGGTGCTCGCCACCGGCGTCAGCTACCGCCACCTCGACGCGCCGGGCGCCGACGAGCTGGTCGGTCGCGGCGTGTACTACGGCTCCGCCTCCACCGAGGCGCCGGCCTGCGCCGGCGACCACGTCGTCATCGTCGGCGGGGCGAACTCCGCGGGCCAGGCCGCCGTCTTCTTCGCCCGGCACGCCGCGCGGGTGACGATCGCCGTCCGCGGCGACGGGCTGGAGCGCTCGATGTCCAGCTACCTCATCGACCAGATCGCGGCGATCGACAACATCGAGGTCCGCACCTGCACCACCGTCGCCCGCTGCGCCGGGGAGGACCGGCTGCAGCAGGTGACGTTGCGGCACGTCAGCGGCAGCGAGGAGGTCCTCGACGCCGGCCACCTGTTCGTGTTCATCGGCGCCGCCCCGCTGACCGCCTGGATGCCGCCGGAGCTGGTCCGCGACCCGGGCGGCTTCGTCGTCACGGGCCTCGAGCTGCTGCGCGGCGACGCGCCACCGCCCAGCTGGGACCTGTCCCGCGACCCCTACCTGCTGGAGTCGAGCATCCCCGGCGTCTTCGTGGCCGGCGACGTGCGCGCGCAGTCGGTGAAGCGGGTCGCGTCCGCCGTCGGGGAGGGTGCGCTGGCCGTCACCCTCGTCCACCGTTATCTGGCCGAGCAGTAGGGAGACCCCGATGACGTCCGACCCGACCTCCGTGCACCGGCTGACGCCCGACGAGCTGGCGACGCTGTTCCTGTTCGAGGCGCTGACGCCGGAGCAGCTGGACTGGCTGAGCGAGCGCGGCTCCACCGAGTCCCGGCCGGCCGGGGCGGTGCTGTTCGCCGAGGGTGACGAGGCCACCTGCTTCTACGTCCTGCTGGCCGGCACGATCACCCTGCAGCGCAACGTGGAGGGCACCCAGGTCGAGATCACCCGGACCGCCCAGCGGGGCGTCTACTCCGGTGCGACCCAGGCGTTCGTGCCCAGCACCGAGGCGCCGCGCTACCTCAACTCGGTCGTCGCCGTCACCGACGCCGAGTTCTGGGTGATCGACGCCGCGGTGTTCGGCCCGCAGATCCGCGTCTGGTTCCCGATGGCCATGCACATGCTCGAGGGCGTGACGATCGGCTACCGCTCCAGCCAGGCGATCATCGGGCAGCGCGAGCGGCTGCTGTCCCTCGGCCGGCTGTCGGCCGGGCTGACCCACGAGCTGAACAACCCGGCGGCCGCCGCCGTCCGGGCCACGGCGGCGCTGCGCGAGCGGGTCAGCAAGATGCGCGGCAAGCTCGCCCACCTGGCCACCTCCGACGTCGACCCGAAGGCCCTGGTCGCCCTGACCGAGCTGCAGGAGGTCGCCGTCGAGCGGATGGTCAAGGCGGAGAAGCTGTCGCCCCTGGAGGTGGGCGACGCGGAGGACGCGCTCAGCGACTGGCTGGACGACCACGGCGTCAGCAACGCCTGGGACCTGGCCCCGACGCTGGTCGCCGCCGGGGTGGGGACGGACTGGCTGGACGAGATCGCCGACACCATGCCGCCCGAGCAGCTGCCCGACGGCATCCACTGGGTGACCTACGCGCTGGACACCGAGCAGCTGATGGGGGAGATCGAGGACTCCACCCACCGGATCTCCGCCCTCGTCGGCGCGGCCAAGCAGTACTCGCAGATGGACCGGGCCGCCTACGCCGACATCGACGTCCGGGACGGGCTGATCAGCACCCTGGTGATGCTGGGCCACAAGATCAAGGAGTCCGGGAAGATCACCGTGGTGAAGGAGCTGGACCCGGACCTGCCGACCATCCCCGCCCACCCGGCCGAGCTCAACCAGGTGTGGACCAACCTGATCGACAACGCGGTGCACGCCATGCCCGACGGGGGGACCCTGACCGTCCGCACCGCGCTCGACGGGGACCGGCTGCTGGTGGAGGTCGGCGACACCGGCGCCGGGATCCCGGAGGAGCTGCAGCAGCGGATCTTCGAGCCGTTCTTCACCACCAAGCCCGTCGGCGAGGGCACCGGACTGGGCCTCGACATCTCCTACCGGGTGGTCACCCAGCGGCACGGCGGCGACCTGCGGGTGGTCTCGCGGCCCGGCGACACGCGGTTCCAGGTCCGGCTGCCGCTGACCGCACCCGCCTCCGCCGGCTGACGGGGGACGCGGTACCGTTCCGCGGTCGCGGCGGCGGTACGCGCCTGGACGGTTTAGCCTGGGTCCATGGTGGCTAGTACTGATCTTCCCCCTGCGGCGACGGCGGTCGGCATCAGCCTGGACCAGCAGCTGTGCCTGGCGCTCTACACCGCCTCGCGCGCGATGACGGCACGCTACCGCGTCGCCCTGAGCCGGGTCGGTCTCACCTACCCGCAGTACCTCGTCATGCTGCTGCTGTGGGAGGAGGGGTCGTGCTCCGTCGGTGGCATCGGTCACCGGCTCAGCCTGGACTCGAGCACCCTCTCCCCGCTCCTCAAGCGGCTGCAGGCGATGGGTCTGGTGACCCGGACGCGGGCCGCGACCGACGAGCGGCTGATGATCATCGGCGTCACCCCGCGCGGTGCCGAGCTGGAGAGCGAGGCGGCGCAGGTGGCCGCCGAGATGGGCGCCGCCACCGGCCAGACCCCGGAGGAGTACCACGAGCTCACCGAGCAGCTCCGGGCCCTGACGGTCCGGCTCGAGGCCTCCACCGCCGAGGCCGTCGCCCGCGGCCCCGAGCCGCGCGTCTCCTGACCCCACCCGCTCGCTGAGCCGGCCCCCGTTCCCGTTCCCCCAGCCTGTCGAGGGACGTCGACGGGGCTCAGGCCGCGCTGGCGGTGGGGGCGTCGAGCTCCGCGGGCAGCGGCTCGCCGTGCACGACCACCAGCGAGCTGACCGCGCGGGTCAGGCAGACGTAGAGGCGGCGGAGACCGGTCACCCGGTCGGGCTCGCCGGCCACGATGCCGGCCGGCTCCAGCAGCACCACGTGGTCGAACTCCAGGCCCTTGGCCAGCGTCGCGGGCACCAGGTCCACCCGGCTCTCGAAGCCCTGGGCCTGCTCGCCGAGCAGCTCGAACACCACCCCGGCCCCGCTCAGCGCCGCGCGCAGGGCCGGCACCGTCGCGTCCGGGACGACCACCCCGACCGTGCCCTCGGACCGCAGGGCGTCGCCGACGGCTCGCGTCACGGCCGCCGCCGGGTCGGCTGACCGCCGCAGGTCCAGCTCACCGCGGGAGCGGCGGACCGAGTGCGGCGGGGTCAGCGAGGGCGCGATGTGGGGGAGCAGCCGGGCGGCGAAGTCGATCACCGCCCCGGGCACGCGGAACCCGGCGACCAGCTCCTCGACCACGGCGTCGGCCTGACCGAGGTGGCCCAGCGACTCCCGCCACGAGCGGGTGGCCCACGGCGTCGTCGCCTGGGCGAGGTCGCCCAGCACGGTGACCGAGCCGGTGGAGGCCCGCCGGCCGACGGCGCGCAGCATCATCGGGGACAGGTCCTGGGCCTCGTCGAGGACGACGTGACCGAGGCTCGGGGTGCGCTGCAGCAGGTCGGAGACCTCGTCGACCAGGACGACGTCGGCGAGGGTGAAGCGGGCCGCCGCGACCGTCCGCGCCGGCTTCGGCAGCCGCACCAGCCGTTGCTCGTCCGCGTCCAGCAGGCCGTCGGCGCACCGGGCGAGGAACTCGGCGTCCGTGAGCAGCCGGAGCACCAGCTTGGCCGCGTCGAGCGTGGGCCACAGCTGCTCGGCGTAGGCGCGGACCGGGCGGCTGCGGGCGACGGCGTTCTGCACGCGGTCGTCGGGGGAGTCGCCGGAGGCCTCCATCCGCAGCAGCACCTGGTGCGCCAGCCGCTGCGGCAGCATGGCCCGGCCGGCCTCGTACCGGACGCCCCGCTCCCGCAGCTCGCCCAGCATCTCCTCGGTCAGGTAGGCCCCGACCCGCCACTGGTAGGCGCCGCGCGGCACGACCAGCGCCTCGGTCGGGCGTCCCAGGTGGCCCCACACCGCGCGCCGCAGCACCTCAGCCATCCGGGCGTCGCCCTTGATGACGGCCGGCGGCGCCGCCTCGAGCCCGCGCACCGCGACGCCGGTGGCCCCGCTGACCAGGGAGCCGACGGTGGCCTGGGTGGCGTCGATCTCGCCGAGGGCGGGCAGCACGTCGGCGATGTAGGACAGGAAGCTGTCGTTCGGGCCGACGACCAGGACGCCGGAGCGGGCCAGCTGCTCGCGGTAGGCGTAGAGCAGGTACGCGGCGCGGTGGAGCCCGACGGCCGTCTTGCCGGTGCCGGGCGCACCCTGCACGCACAGCGACTGGTCGAGCCGGGCCCGGACGATGGTGTCCTGCTCGGGCTGGATGGTGGCGACGATGTCGCGCATGGGCCCGGTCCGCGGCCGCTCGATCTCGGACTCGAGGATCGCCGACGACGACGCGGCCACCTCGGCGGCGGGGGAGCGGACCAGGTCCTCGTCCTCGAAGGCGGTCAGCCGGCCGGAGGAGAACCCGAAGCGACGCCGGCGGCGCACGCGCATCGGCTCGCCCACCCGCGCCTGGTAGAACGGCAGCGCCATCCCGGCCCGCCAGTCGATGACCAGCGGCTCCCCGCCGGCCTCGCCGGTGACGTGCCGCCGACCGACGTAGAGGGTCTCGTCCCGCTCGGCTCCGAGGTCGGAGGCGTAGTCGAGCCGGCCGAAGAACAGGGGGACGGTCGGGTCGTCCTCGAGGGCCTTCATCCGGCGGTGCAGAACCTGCTTGAGGTGCTCGGTGGAGACGCGGTCGCCGCCCTGGGCGGTGAGGCCGGCGGTGTGCTCCCGCATCCGCTGGAGGGCGGTCCGGGAGTCGACGAGGTGCTGCTGCTCGGCGGTCAGGGTGGCGGACGGGGCGGGTGCGGGCACGCGGGAAGCTCCGATGCGAGTCGGCCGGGTGGGGGGAGCGGAGGGACAAACTACACCGGTCGTCCGCGGCCGGCGAGCGCTTTTCCCGCACCCCCTGCGCACGGCCGTGGGCCCGGGTTCCTACCCTGGGGCGGTGACCTCAGAGAAGCCGACCTCGGGTGAGACCGAGCGTTCCTACATCCCGGTCGAGAACCCGGCGGACCGTCCGCGGACGTCCCGGACGACGGTGCGGGTGCTGCTGACCAACCCCGCGGGGGACACGCTGCTGTTCGAGGACAGCGACCCCGGCCTCGACGACGCGCGCTGGTGGGTGACGCCGGGTGGGGGCATCGACCCGGGCGAGACCGAGACCGAGGCGGCCGTCCGCGAGGTCTGGGAGGAGACCGGCTACCGGCTGGACCCGGCCGACCTGCTGGGGCCGGTGGCCCGCCGGCACGTCGTGCACGGCTACTCCGACCGGGTGATCGAGCAGGACGAGTCCTTCTACCTGGCGCGGGTCGCCGAGTTCGAGGTGGACACGTCGGAGCACACCCCGGACGAGCAGCTGACCTTCCTGCGGCACCGCTGGTGGTCGACCGAGGAGCTGCGGGCGACCGACGACTGGGTCTGGCCGCACGAGCTGGTCGAGCTGCTGCACCTGGTGGACGAGCGCGACCGCTGGCCCGTCTCGCTCGGTACCCAGGAGGAGTCGACCGTCCTCGATGTGCACTGAGCACGTCGACGGGCGACGGGCTGCCCGCGGCCTACGGCGCCGGTGACCCGGCTGTCCGCCGCGCCTCCCTCGCCCTGTTCCTGGCCGGCGTCGCGGTGTTCGCCCTGCTCTACAGCACCCAGCCGCTGCTGCCGGAGCTCAGCCGCTGGTTCGGCGTCAGCGCCGCCGCGTCGACGTTGACGGTCAGCCTGACCACCCTCACGCTGGCCGTCGGGCTGCTGGTCGCCGGCCCGCTCTCGGAGCGGTTCGGCCGGACCCGGCTGGTGACCCTCAGCCTGGTCGCGGCCACCCTGCTCGGCGTCGCCTGCGCCGCGGCCCCGACCTGGGGCCTGCTGCTGGCCGCCCGCTCGGCGCAGGGGCTGGCGCTGGCCGGACTGCCCGCCGTCGCCGTCGCCTACCTGAACGAGGAGCTCGACGGCGCGGTCGCCGGGCAGGCCATCGGCCTCTACGTGGGCGGCAACGCCCTCGGCGGGATGGTCGGCCGGCTGCTGGCCGGCGCGCTCGCCGACCTCGGCGGGTGGCGTCTCGCCGTCGGCGGCATCGCGGTGCTGGGGGCGGCCTGCACCGCCGCCGTGGTCGTGCTGCTGCCGCCCTCGCGCCGCTTCGTGGCCGCCCAACCGGGCCTGGAGACCGTCGCCCGGAGTGCCCGCGCCGTGCTCACCGACCCGGTGCTGCTGGGCCTCTACCTGCTCGCGGCCCTGCTCATGGGCGCGTTCGTCGCCGTCTTCAACGCGCTGGGGTTCCGGCTGGAGGCGCCGCCGTACGCGCTCAGCGCCGCCCTGGCCGGGCTCGTCTTCCTGGTCTACGCCTTCGGCTCGGTCGCCTCCACCACGGCGGGACGGCTGGCGGACCGGCACGGGCGGCGGGCCGTCGTCCCCGTCGCCGTGGTCGTGATGCTGGCCGGGCTGCTGGGCACGGCGGCCAGCCCGCTGGTCCTCGTGGTGCTGGCCCTGGCGGTGATGACCGTCGGCTTCTTCGCGGCGCACGGGGTGGCCAGCGGCTGGGTGGCGGCCCGCGCCCGCGCCGGGGGCCGGGCCACCGCGCAGGCGGCGTCGACCTACCTCTTCGCCTACTACGTCGGCTCGTCGGTGGTCGGCGCCGCGGCCGGCCGGGCCTGGACCAGCAGCGGCTGGACCGGGGTGCTCGTCCTCACCGCCGCCCTGGTCGTGCTGGGCTGCGGCGTCGCGCTGCTGCTCGCGCGCAGCACCAGCCTGCTGCAGCCGGGCAACCCGCCCGTCGGCGGCTGAGGACGCGCCGCCGGCTCAGGCGCCGAGCTCGCTCATCACCACGGGCAGCTCGTCCAGCAGCTCGCGGGCCAGGAACCCGACGGTCCCGATCCGGGCCGCGAGCCGGTCGCCGGCGGCCGCGTGCACGTGGGTGGCCCAGCAGGTGGCCTGGTCGGGCTGCCCGGTGCGGCCCAGCAGACCGGTGACCGCGCCGACCAGCACGTCGCCGCTGCCGGAGGTGGCGAGGCCGCCGTTGCCGGCCCCCACCTTCCAGATCCGGCCCTCGGCGTCGGCGACGGTGCCGTAGCAGGTGACCACGGCCCCGTAGCGCGCCGCGATCTCGGCGATGTCGGCGTCCTCGTCCTCGACGTCACGGCCGAGCAGCCGGCCGGCCTCCTGCCCGTTGGGCGTCAGCACGAGCCGCCCGCGGACCGGGTCGAGGGCGTCGAGCATCCCCGGCAGCACGCCGAGGGCGTAGGCGTCGAGCACGAGCCACGTCTCCTCACCCAGCAGGGGGATGGCCGTCCTGATCAGCCGGGCCGTCTCCTCGGGGTGGTCGAGGCCGACGCCGATGGTGACGACGTCGGAGGAGCCCAGGGCGTCGGCGATGGCGTCGAGGTCGCCGCCCAGCACGGTGCCGCGCTCGTCCTGGGGCAGCCCGACGACGCCGGCCTCCGGCGTGGCGACCGCGAGCGGGACGGCGGCGGAGGACGCGACGGCCAGGGTCAGGTGGCCGGCGCCCACGCGGAGCGCCCCGAGCCCGGCGAGCTGCACGGCGCCCGGGGTGCTGGCGGCGCCGCCGACGATGAGCACCTGCCCGCGGCCGTACTTGGAACCGGCGGCGTCGGGCAGCGGCCAGGAGCGGAGCAGGCCGGGGGTGACCTCGCGGGGGGTGCCCGGCTCAGGTCTGGGGTCGGACACGGGAGTCTCCCTGGTGCTGGGTGACCGGCGCGTCGGACGCGTCGAGGTGCGAGACGTCGTTGAACAGCCGGACCTGCCAGCCGCCGTCCGGTGCGCGGCCGAGGTGGGTGATGGACACGTTCTTCACCGGGGTGGTCGCCCCGATGTCGAGGATCTGGTGCTCGTCGAGGCCCTCGCAGACGTAGCGGAAGCAGAGCACGAGGGCGTCGTGGCAGAAGACGACGACGCGGCTGCCGTCGGGCAGGCCGTCGAGGTCGCGGAGGAAGCTGCGGACGCGCAGGACGACGTCGGCCCAGGACTCCCCGCCGGGTGGGCGGTGGTAGAACTTCCCGAGCCAGCGGCGGCGCTCGGCCTCGCCGGGGAAGCGGTTGACCACGCCCTTCCAGGTGAGCAGGTCCAGCACGCCCAGCTCGCGGTCGCGCAGCCGTTCGTCCAGCCGCACGGGGACCTCGCCGGCACCGGCCGCGGCCAGGCTGAGCTCGGCCGTCTGCCGGGCGCGGACGTAGGTGGAGGACCAGAGCAGGGTGGGGACGTCGTCGCCCAGCAACGCCTCCAGGCCGCGGCCGAGGGCCTGGGACTGCTCACGGCCCACCTCGGACAGCTCCACGTCGGCGTCGCGGGCGCCGACGTCGATCACCTCGGCGTCCTCGGCGTAGGCGCGGGCGGCCGCGGCGTTGCCGAGGCTCTCCCCGTGGCGGATGACGACCAGCTCGGCGACAGCCATAGGCCCTTCCTGCAGTACGTGGCCGGGAGGTACCCGGTGCGGGGCCACGCTAACGGGGACCGCTGGCACTCCGGCCGGGCGGGCTGCTGAACCGATTCAGGGCCACCGCGAGGAGCGCGGGGACGGGCGGTCTAGGTTGGCCTCCATGGACTTCCGCTACCTCGGCAACTCCGGACTCAAGATCTCGGAGATCACCTACGGCAACTGGCTCACCCACGGCTCCCAGCTCGAGAACGAGCAGGCGCACGCCTGCGTCAAGGCCTCCCTCGAGGCCGGCATCACCACCTTCGACACCGCTGACGTCTACGCCAACACCAAGGCCGAGACCGTGCTGGGCGAGGCGCTGAAGGGTGAGCGCCGCGAGTCGCTGGAGATCTTCACCAAGGTCTTCGGCCCGACCGGGCCGAAGGGCCACAACGACCTCGGCCTCTCGCGCAAGCACATCTCGGAGTCGATCAACGCCTCCCTGACGCGGCTGCAGACCGACTACGTCGACCTCTACCAGGCACACCGCTACGACTACGAGACGCCCCTCGAGGAGACGATGCAGGCGTTCGCCGACCTCGTCCGCGCGGGCAAGGTGCTCTACCTCGGCGTCAGCGAGTGGACGGCCGAGCAGATGCGCGAGGCGGCCGTGCTCGCGAAGGACCTCGGCGTCCAGCTGATCTCCAACCAGCCGCAGTACTCCATGCTGTGGCGGGTCATCGAGGGCGAGGTCGTGCCCGCGTCGAAGGAGCTCGGCATCTCCCAGGTGGTCTGGTCCCCGATCGCGCAGGGCGTGCTGACCGGCAAGTACGTGCCCGGCCAGGACCTGCCGGAGGGCTCCCGCGCCACCGACGACAAGGGCGGCGCCAACATGATCGCCCGCTGGATGAAGGACGACGTGCTGGAGCGCGTGCAGCAGCTGAAGCCGCTCGCCGAGGAGGCCGGGCTGTCGATGGCGCAGCTGGCCATCGCGTGGGTGCTGCAGAACGAGAACGTCGCCACGGCGATCATCGGCGCCTCGCGGCCCGAGCAGGTCTTCGACAACGTCAAGGCTGCCGGCGTCACGCTGGAGCCGGAGCTGCTGGGCAAGATCGACGACGTCCTCGGCGACGCCGTCGTGAGCGACCCCGCGAAGACGCTGGAGAGCTCGCCGAAGACCCGGGAGGCCTGACCTCAGCCCCCCGGCCGAGCGGAGCGGGTGGACCCGTGGTGAGCACACGCACCACGCGTCCACGCGCTCCCGGCCGGGCGGGAGGTCAGGAGGCGGGGACCGGCTCCGCGGCGGCCTCGATGGCGGCGATGTCGATCCGGCGCATCTGGAGCATCGCCTGCATGGCGCGGCCGGCCCGTGCGGGGTCGGCGTCGGTCATCAGCTCGGTGAGCCGGCGGGGGACGACCTGCCAGGACAGCCCGAACCGGTCCTTGAGCCACCCGCACACGCTCTCCTCGCCACCGTCGGCGATCAGGGCGTCCCAGTAGTGGTCGGTCTCGGCCTGGTCGGCGGTGTCGATCTGGAACGAGACCGCCTCGTCGAAGTGGAACTGCGGACCGCCGTTGAGGCCGGTGAAGCGGACGCCGTCCAGCTCGAACTCCACGGTGAGCGCCTCGCCGGGGGTGGCGGAGGGGGTGCCTTCTGGCGCCGGGTTGACGCTGAGCACGCGTGAGTTCGGGAACACGGAGACGTAGAAGCGGGCGGCTTCCTCGGCCTGACCGGCGAACCACAGGCACGGGGTGATGGCGGGCATGGTCTGCTCCTCTGCGGTAGGTGTGGGAGTGGAGACCACGGGGCGGCCGCGAACTCATCGCCCTTCGACGAGCTCAGGACGCGGGACGGGGCTCAGGACGCGGGACGGGGCTCAGGACGCGGGACGGGCTCAGGACGCGGGAGGGCCGTCCTCGAGGCTCCGCCGGTGCTCGGCCATCGCCTCGGCCATCGTCCGCATGAAGTCCTCGATCAGCTCGAGCTGCTGCTCGTCGTAACGCGCCATCGAGGCGTCCACCCGGGCCCCGAGCGGACCGAAGAACTCGA
The window above is part of the Friedmanniella luteola genome. Proteins encoded here:
- a CDS encoding dipeptidase, whose product is MSALRVVDGHNDLPWAMRGVGYDFDAVDIAQSQPQLHTDLPRLRAGSLGAQFWSVFVPCSLRGDAAVTATLEQVDAVYDMVQRYVSDLALVTSADGLAAVLDDPYLIGSLLGAEGGHSINNSLGALRTLYRLGVRYLTLTHNENTDWADSATDEPRHGGLTAFGREVVAEMNRMGMLVDLSHVAPTTMRQAIEASEAPVIFSHSSARAVCDHPRNVPDDVLASLAGNGGTCMITFVPTFVSPAVRAWALEAEQVARSEGLDPRDLTAMDSFWGRYAVPRPSSTLADVVAHLEHAREVAGIDHLGLGGDYDGVGVLPEGLEDVSCYPALLEALRAKSWSEEDLAKLASGNIVRTFHDAEAVSYRLRDERMPSIATLASLDGTPAPRPGQGAGSTS
- a CDS encoding copper homeostasis protein CutC, which encodes MSGLLEVIARHAADAERAEAGGADRVELVGTMEHDGLSPEPRLVEQVRAATTLPVRAMLRLREGFGTDGGEVAHLKGLVSAYETAGADGLVLGFLNAHTEIDVEVVTEVVADARPGWTFHRAVDSCISTDRAWRELRNLPGLDQVLTAGSARGVSEGLDELVQRARGDAFARATIMAGGGLLPEHVPWLARAGVRAFHIGSSARPLGSWKAYVDPDLVRTWRTLIDEQVADVPAAGR
- a CDS encoding DUF4031 domain-containing protein; the encoded protein is MTVLIDAPTWPGHGRLWSHLVSDTSYEELHTFAAGIGLPRRAFERDHYDVVAERFDAAVAAGAVLVPSREIVARLHAAGLRRRKVSRLAR
- a CDS encoding FAD-dependent oxidoreductase produces the protein MTTTRPDGEPRERLARPILLTVDDDPTVSRAVARDLRRQYGADYRVMRADSGPEALDLIRDVVLRGEQVAVILADYRMPRMNGVEFLEQAMDLVPQARRALLTAYADTDAAIAAINVVDVDHYLLKPWEPPEEKFYPVVDELLAAWLREGKPAEHRTKILGHPWNPASYEVRDFLARNLVPYTWFHVDEADGRRLLAAAGAEASQAPVVITTEGAALVQPSLQELAAAVGLSTTPQAELYDVVIVGAGPAGLGAAVYAASEGLKAVMVEREAAGGQAGQSSRIENYLGFPDGVAGGQLTDRARRQALRFGAELITARTVTGLEVKGPARQVTFDDGSSVLAHAVVLATGVSYRHLDAPGADELVGRGVYYGSASTEAPACAGDHVVIVGGANSAGQAAVFFARHAARVTIAVRGDGLERSMSSYLIDQIAAIDNIEVRTCTTVARCAGEDRLQQVTLRHVSGSEEVLDAGHLFVFIGAAPLTAWMPPELVRDPGGFVVTGLELLRGDAPPPSWDLSRDPYLLESSIPGVFVAGDVRAQSVKRVASAVGEGALAVTLVHRYLAEQ
- a CDS encoding ATP-binding protein codes for the protein MTSDPTSVHRLTPDELATLFLFEALTPEQLDWLSERGSTESRPAGAVLFAEGDEATCFYVLLAGTITLQRNVEGTQVEITRTAQRGVYSGATQAFVPSTEAPRYLNSVVAVTDAEFWVIDAAVFGPQIRVWFPMAMHMLEGVTIGYRSSQAIIGQRERLLSLGRLSAGLTHELNNPAAAAVRATAALRERVSKMRGKLAHLATSDVDPKALVALTELQEVAVERMVKAEKLSPLEVGDAEDALSDWLDDHGVSNAWDLAPTLVAAGVGTDWLDEIADTMPPEQLPDGIHWVTYALDTEQLMGEIEDSTHRISALVGAAKQYSQMDRAAYADIDVRDGLISTLVMLGHKIKESGKITVVKELDPDLPTIPAHPAELNQVWTNLIDNAVHAMPDGGTLTVRTALDGDRLLVEVGDTGAGIPEELQQRIFEPFFTTKPVGEGTGLGLDISYRVVTQRHGGDLRVVSRPGDTRFQVRLPLTAPASAG
- a CDS encoding MarR family winged helix-turn-helix transcriptional regulator is translated as MVASTDLPPAATAVGISLDQQLCLALYTASRAMTARYRVALSRVGLTYPQYLVMLLLWEEGSCSVGGIGHRLSLDSSTLSPLLKRLQAMGLVTRTRAATDERLMIIGVTPRGAELESEAAQVAAEMGAATGQTPEEYHELTEQLRALTVRLEASTAEAVARGPEPRVS